One Pomacea canaliculata isolate SZHN2017 linkage group LG1, ASM307304v1, whole genome shotgun sequence genomic window, CGGTGAGCATTACAAGTATAATACtgaaaagacagcaaagatCAAATTCAGTTTAATTAAAGATTGACCAAAACATGCAGAGAGGTATGAAACCTATGCAAATATGTTGgccaacatttaaaatgtcCCTAGCAGGAGATGccttaaaaaagtaaaaacaaggGAAAGCCGATATAAATCCTAGCTCTTTGCAGCTGTACCTCCGGGGGAGAATTCTTGAAATTCCAGGATCCTCTGCAGACTTGTTTTGCAGGAATCTCTTTTTCACAGGACAGATGTGTATGCCTAGCTCCTGCATTTCATTTTATACAGAGGTCTTCAGCTGACCAGCTTCACTCAAGTGGTAACTTTTCAGGTGAAAAGTATGTTTTTGAGTGATTtgtggaagaaaataaattttcagcaaactaatttctttttaaagaataataataaatgaattgaaGATATAGTCTCGTAGAAAACTTCAGTCGAACAGTGCTGACGACTTGCAAGTTTGGGAGAATTGCTGATGATCTCCACACGTGTTTTTCTTAGGCCTTGTTTCGTGTGGCTAGGTTACGCTCAGCTTGCTAGTTGTCAGCATTGTTTTCCCAgttctgcagcagcagcaattactcttattcaacattttcaggtGTAATGTTACTCGATGTGCTGTGATGCAAATCCGAGACTCAccattcttcttgtttcttcccCATTTTGTTCACTAGCATAGGGGGAGAGGTTGAAAACCCCACCGCTTGCATACCTTCCTATTTGCAACAAACTGTATTATGTGCCCAATCAAGACACAGGCAAGTTTCGCTGCTTCTTTTCTGATGGCTTCCATTGGTATTGGTATGATCATGTGTGACTGTTCTGTCATTTCAGGATTTGTGTAAAGTGTAGGTGTGAAATGAACCATCTGTTGATGGACACACAAGCactattttgatgttttaaaaaggtTGGTGAAAGAAACCAGGCATCAAAAAGCATTTTTAGGGTTGGGATTGTTGGTTCCCATCAGCAACTAAACGCTTCTTAGGTAGATGGTCATGGTATAGAGGGGGACAAAATCCATTTTAATATGGAAGTAATGGGGGAAGAAAATACTGAGCCTGCTTTGTCTTGGAGACAAAGCACATACTTAAATTTTTACCTTCggttgaaataatatttttttagtgtCTGTACTCACTCCTTTAAAGGTAAGTAACTTTTGTAATCTTGGTTCTCCCTAACCCCCTTTAAAATTCCTTTTTGTGGCCATGTGTTCTGTCCTGCAGTACTATATGATTTCTGggcacattttaattttaaaaaaaaaaacaggatggAAAAAAGTCTTAGTCATCTTCTGCAGTCTTTTCTAGTGTGAACAGCTTAATTTTGCATTTCCAGATGTAACCTATTTTATACTGTTAATATcttaacatatttttacaattattataCAGAACTTTTCAGAATATCAAAGGCACAGGAAAGACAATTGAccctttttgtacattttaaaaataaatcttgttcatttttgaaaatgaaaagacataatatgttttgttttcctttatctttccttttacCAGATGAAAGAGTTGCTGATATCCTTTGGTCCTCTGAAAGCATTCAACTTGGTCAAAGACAATGCTACTGGACTCTCAAAAGGCTTTGCATTTTGTGAATACCTTGATCCTAACGTTACAGATCAGGTATATGTCAACATTTGCTGACCTTAGATACTTATCATTGAATGGGTGTTGATTGCTCTCACTTaggcattttaaaactttaaaacgcCTTCATTACTTGCAGAGATTTTATGATTGTCTACATTAGGAGTACATAAAAGTAGGGTAGCCTTGGGATGGGTGGTGATTTTTTTAAGGGCAGACTGCAGACAATAATGCAATATGTAACCATGGAACATAGAATGAAAAGCCATTGGAGACTAGCAGCAAAACACTCACAAGCAAGAAGGTAAAGTGTCGTTAGAGGTGCCAGAGGGTAGGAAATGCTTCTTTTATGTAGCACATGTAAATCTGATGTTGGGATTGGTAACGGGCGCGATGTTAACAAACCCTGACATCCAGTTATTAAAATGGAAATTCACTGCAATCATTTCTGTGTTAACAGAAGAAATGTGCTCCTAACGTTTTTGTTGCAGGCTTGTGCAGGTTTAAATGGAATGCAGCTAGGGGACAAAAAACTGATTGTGCAGCGAGCCAGTGTAGGAGCCAAGAATGCTCAGCACGTAGGTTTATTACAAGTCTCATGTTTATTTAATGCTGGTGTGCATTTTGTGTACATCATTGCCAATGTGAATTGTACTCAAGAGCATAGCTTAAAAGAAGTGGGAGTTTTGGGGTGGTGTGGACCACCTTGCAAGTGAAAAGACTTgtatagtaatatttttttaatgtagtaaTTGAAATGCTTAATTTGTTCTAAACAGTTTACTTTTCATTACCCCAGGGAATTATGTCTTCTATTCATAGAAAGTGAAAATGGAGAAAGCAGCTATTCATACTTTAGGCCATTGACAGCTTATAACTTGATTACAGTTGCAGGCTTGTAAGGTCTGCTCTAAACATAGCACTGAAAACAGTGGTGTGAAGCTTGTTTCTCTTAACAGCAGGCACCAGTTCAGCTTCAGGTACCAGGGTTAAATCTCAATCAGGGAGCAGGTCAACCGACAGAAGTGCTTTGTTTAATGAACATGATATTGCCAGAGGAACTGGAAGATGAGGAAGAGTATGAAGGTAAACATGATGTTTTAGAAATTAATTTCCAAACTTGTCTTTAAATAAGAATCTTTAATATATGCTGAAAAGTTACGGTTATGAGTGGCTCcagaaaataaaggttttaGGGTGCCATAGTTGAATTTCAGTCAGCAGATTTTGATGCTTCTTTTCGTGAGTACTAACCCCACTCCCAAAGTTAATCATTGGTTAAAGTCATGGAAGTCATTAATAAACATCAGTTATCTATTATTCTTACTCGATTCTTAATAGTGTTATTCtttaacatgtaaacataaatctttaaaacaaaaagcttcATATTTGGAGTAGCACTGGCACTCGGACAAACACCTACCCTAAGAAACATTGTGGCATCTTAAAGATCACTTCGAAGTAATGCAAAATGCACAAAACTTGTGCCAGTTTCAAGGTATAAATGATATGACTAAATGAAACTTTCCTGTATCACCTTAACAAAGCCTACCTTATAAACTGTCTCTGAttgatctttgttttcattatgtaGACATCTTAGAAGATGTGAGAGAGGAGTGTGGCAAGTATGGTATTGTGCGGAGTTTGGAAATCCCTCGTCCTATCAAAGGAGTTGAGGTGCCAGGAGTTGGAAAGGTGGGTCTTACGCTATATTCtggctttttaaaattgttgttgtaatgGTCTTTGCTActtaaaacgtttttaatttgaaaagctTGTTCTAGATCTTATGTGCAACTGTTACTTTTATGCATattgacaaatgtttttaagtccaagctttttttttctcagattaaTTATAATGGAGAAAAATGGTGGATAGCTTCGTGTAGGAGCCCTAAAAACACCATTTCAGTAATGTCTGTAACAGTGTCAATTACATTCTGATTCTTGAGGGTGTCATGTTTAAATGAAAGATGTGCTGATCAGTACTTAGGTTTATACTTGCTTATCATGCTTGGGCTCCCTCACCCCCTTCAAATGACTGGAAAGATTTAACTTATGTCATCAAACAGCACCAGCAGACTCATTTTTCAACCTTTATTTCTACAGATATTTGTGGAGTTCAGTTCATTGATTGATTGTCAGAAGGCACAGCAGGCTCTAGCTGGTCGAAAGTTCTCCAACCGTGTGGTGGTCACCTCTTATTTTGACCCAGATGCTTATCATCGTCGTGAATTTTAACCAAGTTATTGATGTGGTAGCATTAttcattgttttgattttacTCAGAATCTTAAATGTTCTCATTGTGTTTAAAAGTGAGGGGAATTGTATTATTGTTCTTAAGACGATCTTGACATTAATAGAAAGCCACCATGATCACAGGCTTTTTGATGCATGTACGATTTCATGTGAAACTGCAGTTAGGATTATTTCTTCCTGCATCCACCtaaggaaataaattttgtctGAACAGCTTGAGGTTCTGCTTTTGTGATAGTGTTGCTAGTTGTGTGTCAGAAATTGTGTATTGTGTCCATATTGGGTTTACAAAGCTTTCTTTATGAACATAAATTGCTTGACACTGCTGTACTACAAATCACACAGGAAAGATCTACAAAACATCCAAAAATTGTTCTGCAAATTTCTTGCATTCAGTTTGCTTGAAATGACTGGACAGTAGGATGTAGTGATATCCTTGATGGTTGAAGTAGCACAAGCACTAAAGCTTGGCAAGGAGACTAAATTCTGTGGAAACTCTATATCAGCTGTTTGACATTGCTGCCTGCCAATGTGAGGACCTTGGTGCATTGTAAAATTGGTGCAtgctgctaatgatgatgacactGAAGCTGACGACAATGTTAAACTGGCCTGACGTTTTCCAATAACAGGATAGGAATATGGTACCAATACCAACTGCAGACTGATGAGGGTCAAATAGGGTAGCTGCGGACTATGGCATTATTAGCTTGGAAGGCCACATCAATATTGTCAATTATCACAAAGTTTGGACTCAACTACAGTTTACAAAGGCTAACAAGGAAACTCCTATAAACTGAAGAGAAAATTATGGCAATGTTTTGatggtgaaaaagaaaaggggaGACAATTGATGAAGTACAAAGAAAATTGCCATTTAACAATGGAATGAGCCACAGgttttgctgctgctgatagCATTCACAGTGTCATTGAAGAAATGGAAATTTTAGACAAAATCATGGCATTTGGAGCCAACAGCATAGCTGTGAATGCTGGACACTGGGGCAATACATCTGGTACAGCTTCACACTAGTTGCCTTTGCAGTGGTTCATTGGCTTTTTACACCTGAACAAGCTTCCATTCCACCAGCTCTGCGAAACATTTGTTGGTCCAACTGAAGGACCCACACTGTAAAGGACCAGTTGCAAATGCATTGGCTAATTGTGCATCATTGCCTCTCTCTGCAGGATTTTGACTTGTTGCCGATGGGGATCCCGTTTCAGAAATCAGCCAGCTTAGTAATAACCAAGCCTACCTGTACAAAATGATCACAGCTATTAGAAGTGACAATTTACTGCAGGAAAAGCCTGGGCCCATCTCGATGGCCAGATGGCTCACAACTGCTAGCAGGATATGTGGATCAAGGCAGCCAAGTAACTGTATTCCCTGACACTTTGTTGTCTGCTTGCTATGGACCTACATGGTTTAGCATCAAGTGTCTTCCAAGATGCAATTACAGACCAAAGCACTTGCTTCAACAAATTAAGCAACATATTTTATCATCAGCCTGCAGGAATATTGCATAAACCGTAGTGCAATGGAATGCATATTGGGCCCATCAGGAAAGTGTTCTGTCAATGCTTGGAGATGACAATGAAGTCACTAGGGGGCAGCATTAATAAAGACCATTCACAAAGCAAGCTGGTGGGTCTCAACAGCAAGAGAATTTCGACCTCTCCAACTAGAGTATGCTGAAACGTTGCAAGACTTGCCATCAATGGAGAAACACACTGGAACCACCTCTCACAAAGCAGCCCTTCGTCAGATACTTTGCCACTCTCAGGGAGTCAAACATTTGTGTCAGGACAATGAGGCATCAACATCAATCCATGGGATGGATGCAAAGGATGGTTAGAGACTTTAATGCTGTCATTTCAGACTAAGAAAGATTATTTACTAAGTgactaaaaatgaaaactggtagaggatgacaaaaaccgacaaaagagactacatagagaaactggcagatgaagcagaaaatgcagcaagtaaaaaaagTGGTTCGTGTTtgcttaaataaaattttctgtaagATTCTCTTCACATTGTAAACAAATCATCTAGAGGTAGAATTCAGTTAGTGCTTCATGTTATTTTTGCTTCTGCATTGGAGATTATTCATAAATAGCAATCTCTAACAAAGTGTGCTAATGagtaattttattacttttaccaaaaaaaagttaatgcatAATTAaccttgaaaattaaaatatttcccacCCACCAGCTACCTTTATTTCCATTCTCATACAAGACAGCCAATGCATCAGAAGATAAAACCATGCAGAAGGCCAGCAATTATTGTTGCTAACCATTTAAAATCTCGAGCACCAGTCTAGTTTGTCCATCATGGTGTGAAGATTAAAATATGAACCCACCTCAGGCTTTCAAAATCTACTCTCAATGTACACAATCCAATCTTTCTAACcattataacaaaatatttgtgaagaaCTAAAGACGGGTCTTCTTGATATGTCGCTAAGCTctaattatttctgtgttgGCTCATCCATGCACGACCCTTTCATGATGTCAGGCTCGGAGGATTCTGTGGCATGTACAGCTTGCATTTAAAAGAGATATAAATGTCTGTAAAATCACAAGGCAAATTTTCATAGGAGATATCCTTATGTAGTTTATCTTGACTTGATGTCACTGCTTCATGTGCATTTTTAGACGGAACATCTCATCACAAATtatgtgaattaaaaaataaaagggaacAGTTCAGGTTACTTTATTGCATTTCATGTCAGTGATCAACACATCCCTCTACAAGTTGCATCATTTAGTAATTctagtaattttatttacatatcagtatagtgtttctctttttttttttttaaatagtagtACATTGGACAAAGTGCAAAAGTACATTTCATGCTGTCCTTTCCCAAAGCAAGCTGAAAGTTTACAATGTTTATGAGCTGCAGAACATGCTTGTGTCACAAATCTTTGTCCCTTCAGGATGATTTAGTTTGCAAACGTGATTGATAATGAGGCTGAGATACCCTAAACATAAAGCAAACCTGATcacaattttgaaaatgaaacaacagcATGGTAAACAATCTGGATTACCATACAGCTAAACAGAGTGAAAATATGATACCAACAAtccctttgaaaaaaatctcatttgttGCAAATGCTCACAAACAAGTGTGATAAACTTCTAGGATCTAATGTTAGTATCTATATCAGTGTGGAGGAAGAAATTGTAGGCTTTTCAGATCATGACAAAATGCACGCACATTGCTGAAACTGGTAAGCCCCCCAACCCACCGACTGACACCACAACGTGGCAGTTTTCATGAAAACATGATCTTGTACAAGCCCTACCTGCCATATTTTATGGGTGCCTTTTTTCATGATCTTATAAAACATGACATTCAAAGATGTCCTTAAATAAAGCTTCAAAATGAGAATAACAATGTGCTCCTAAAAACTGCAAATTTTCTTTGAGGTACATAGATACCGATGACTTGATTTATGTACAATATTTACAGGCAATAATTTAACAAATATGCTGGCATTGTGACCTTCTGTCCTTTCATGCTTACTTCATCAGTTTACTGCTAAATAACTCTTGTCTCAAAGTTGTTCAGGAGTAAACCTACCCATAACACAATTACGCATCTCACTTGGTGTAACTATGGAGCAAAGTGCAACTTCTAAAGCAAAAAAGAGCACTCAGAAACTCACATACTGAGCAAACTGCAGTAGCGCAGGATAAAAAgacttgtaaataatattttctgtgtgagtatcacattttcttatcttttgaTAAATATATTCATGTAGAATTGTCCTGCATATTCAACCGAACTAATTCATCCGAAGTCTGCACAAGTTGCACACCTGGCATTTCTTGATCACAGTGCACCATCTCTTTTTAGCTCCTGCATTAAATGCAAGCATACATGCAGGTGGGTGGGTGCAGAGCAAAATATTGGTGAGATACCCTTCAGCTATACCATGCATCTCTCCTCAGGTAACTCTTCTGATGTGAGGTAAATATAGCCCGACAACATACAGAAAGGAAAGGACCACTtctgtaagtttgtttttttcaaagcaacacattaaaaatgttaacctGACTTATCTGACACCTTAAATTCTTCCATGTTAATCATATGATCATATGTAATTCTCATctataaacatcaacattttttattatcagctgtCATCCAGCTTTCCAATGTATACATACCTATGTGTGCACgtgcccacccacccacacatacattcatGAAAGCTGGAGGAAGAATAAGGGAaccatgcagaaaaaaaaccacaatggTAATCTATTAAGCAACATGCAAtctgataataaaaaaagcaacctATTCAagtctgaacttttttttcctaaaataaataaaccacagACTGGccaaaatctttaaaatgtacataatatAGACCAGCAAGATTGAATTAAAATGGAAATTACCAAGCAACCTTTCAAGAGAATGCAGACAGCTGAAAAAACCATTTTAGCACATCCTTGTTTCTTGTCAAAATCTCACCATTCGTCAACAATAGCTGACATTTCCTTCATTAACTGATACGCAGACTAACAGCAGCTCCTGCATGAGTTTCAACACATTGGCCTATGCCGCTTACCAAATCAGTTCAAGCTAAATCAGAtaaaaatgaactgaaaataaaatgaaaccttaaaaaaaaaaaataaaatctactgAACctatttaaaataagtttaaataaaactcaTACTCTTTATGCCATAataaaaaatttccttttttgcctCCATAGCCAGCTATAaaaatttatcataaaataatcaacaactTAACAAATGAATGGTTAATGTACAAAAAGGTgcaataatgaaagaaatgttcatGTGATGCTCAGGTGTCAACCTTAGAAGACTTCATTAGCAACTGACCTTGGTTCAGCTCACATGACAAGAGATATGGAATGATGAGCAACCTGCTATAACTTATATAAACTCTACCAGCTGCAGTCCCGACAGCAGTGGTATGGCATCAAGTGACAACTGGTCCTTCCACACCTGTCACACATCACAGACTCTCATAAAAGATGCAGTCTTTGTCACCTGGGGGACAGCAGCTGGCAGCCGTTATTGTCGGCATGTACATATACAACAGACAGGATGCCCAGAAGACACAttacacagaaagaaagaacaaagataTCAAGAAATTAACACAATGTCTGCTGTGGAACGTCAGGGCTAGGCTGTCTGTCACGAGATGCCATAACACTGGTCTGGGCAGCCCACTTCATTGGACCCCCTCATTGAGAGGGCCCAGACGTTCTATGACAGACGTTATGTAGCCAGCCATGTCAACTTGTGCCTTCTGTGCCTGTAAGATGAACGGGTGCTGAAGCAGCTGCTGGTAATTGGGACGTGTTGTGCAGTCTTTTCGCAGGCTGaggagagaaaatataaatgattttattgtgATTTCAAGAAGCGCCACTTGTCAGCTTTCAATTAACTCTTTCCTCAGCGTGACATGCTGTCAAAACCTGAACACCTGCTGTAAACCCCTTTTAGCTGTAAAAATGTCATTACTGTGATTGCTACActattttctttgattcttttaaATACAGAATTTTGTTCAATGATATCCTCTTTGCTGCTCACATGCAAGTTTACTCTAAACATGTCCGACTTAAAACCATTTGGTACATATCTACACCGAACACTAGctagaaactaaagaaaaaaaaaatatcctcaaATTCCATCTATTTGTACAACTGCTAGGCACAGCTGTCACCAGCAGATGAATAACAACtctttaacttcatttttaaacagCCTACAACAGCTGCTGGATATTTACCACTGTGAAACAAAATCCTCAAACTCGGGTGAAAATCTGTTGGGGGGCAACTTGGGTGATTCTTCCATAACTACTTGCTTGATCTGCTCAAAAGGTGTTTTCCACTTGGAGTATGGGAACTCATTAGTAGCCAGCTCAATCTAAACAAGAGACAAGAGATACCAAAAACATGACAACCTGCTGCACACAATGTTTttcacacagacataaaaataatcaatttaaaaaaaatgcaataagcaacatacataaaatattaataataataaaggtcgCTTGTATAGCACCTTATCCCTATCCTAAGGGCAAGCTCAAGGcacttcacaaaataaatacatttctaCAGCACACTGAGCATTTTGACTATTCAATCACCCTCAAGAGAAACATTTGCTTACCATTGTGATGCCTAGACTCCAAACATCTGATTTTATATCGTACCCCTGTGCCCCAGCTTCAGGATTGATGCGCTCAGGCTAAATAACAtataacagcaaaacaaacttcTAAAAACAGtgcagacaaattttttttaaaaaaaagtcttcataaaaataatctatCCAGTTTTTCAGATGATCAGAACGAAAAATCGAAAAGCATTTGCTATAAAATTGCAGAGAAAGTTAAATGTCAAAGCATCTGACACACTTTCTACaatcaaaaacatcaaaatcttCATCCTCATTACAATTTTGCAACAAAGTCAAAAAGAGTATTATTACATACCGCCATGTATGGTCGACAACCAGCATCTTTAGTGCGTGCAATGGAGTCAACCAAGTATCCACTGATGCCAAAGTCACAGATTTTAACTTGACCCTTGCGGTTAATAAGAATGTTGGATGGTTTGACATCTCTGTGTATCACTTTTAGTTCACTGTGTAGATAATGTAGTGCACTTAAAACCTGTAGAATATAGtagttattataatttataaaaggcAGCGACACTTCCAGATGTttcttaacaaataaaaaaaattaaacaacagTTTGTTCCAAGATTAAAACTTAATATCTTGATTGACCATGCAAATTGAATCTGTCTTGCAATATGAAAGCACCTTATGTGAAGCACTTCTATCCAATTTCAATCTAATTCTGCTTTACTCCTGTGTTAGGATTTGTTACCAACTGGCAATAGTCAATGTGCTAAGCTCCTCTTACATCCTTTACCACCACCCTCATATTATCAGACATTCATCATGAGCTTCATCAAAAGTATGGAAAAAATACTCACAGAAAATGCAATCTGTGCAAGAACATACTCTGGGATATACTCATTATTTGCTTTGAGTCTCTTGTACAGTAGATCCAAAGAGGCTTCCATCACTTCCATACAGATCCATACATCACCCTGAACCAATAATAAAcgtaaaatgtaatttaataatTACACATTATCATCCTAGTCCCAAATCTTTATTAAATCCTAATTTCAGTTTACCAGTAAAGTTATGCATCTGATATGCTATACCTTTgaaatagaaatattaaaatacacaaGGTGGGAAAAAATAAGTGTAGACAGAATCTGATAGGAATCTTATTAACATAAGCTGATAAAAAACATGTTCAGAAGTTACAAactcttaaatattttacatactttATCTCTTtgaaaaactattaaaatacaTCCAGAAGTTATGCAACCATCAACATTCTGAATGGGTAATGCATTCAAATAACACAGGTAATGCAAGCCTCAGAGTTTATAGGTAATACGTGCTAGCCTCTGCAGTGTGGAAAAAAATGCCTCGAGTGCAGTAATGATAAATTACCTCTCTAAATAAGGCCCCATAGAATTCAACAGTGTATGGACAAGAGCCACTTCGCATGTTAATGTCCAGATCCATTAGCAGCCTCTTCTGTTCCATATTATTCACAGTGGCCATGATCCTCTGAAATCAAGTCCCCAAACAAGTCAATACTGAAGTTGAGGTAAAATTTACTTCACCATCCTTTCTCTCCTAGCTCCTTGACAATGTAGAGAATGCTTCTAAAGTGACAAAACGTTCTCCATTTTTAAGCATATTAAATCAAATGTGGTTTTTTCCTAGACAAGGATGACTGATCAATATTAACCACAACACATTTTGAGCTGCTTTTGTGATGACTAAACAATGTCAAATTGTTGCTATCAGCAGTCCATCCACTATCCACATTAACTTTAATTTCACCAATAAAGATTATGCAAATGAATTTCCCTCCTTCTACCAAGTGATGGATATACTATAATGAATTTCATGAAGACTCCCCATGGATTTGCTTAatctaaacaaaactgataCCAACAATGATGCAAGATTCAGTATATAATTAATGTAAAAgcatttctaaaataattgtGCTATGTATAAACAGTAGCGTAGAAAATGGTGTAAGCCAATATATTTATGTAGTCACTTCATCATATTTCATTCTCAATACCACAACAGTAAAAGGATTTGAACCTGATTcccaaatatgtttttaaaacatggaTAGTGATCAAGAATGGCCACAGGACAATTTACATGCAAATTAATATAACCACGAAAAACATCttagttattattataaagaaaaaaaattatattgattccgctttttaatgaaaatagtTCCTTCAAAACAACAGATGGTTTCCAAtgaaaaagcttaaaaaatggTTTGCATCAATATCATTTACACAATGAAAAGTTTTATAACTTAATATAAGATCAACTTTGACCTTTAAGTCAATGTGGCGTTTAATATCATAAACATTCAGTGCAGAATCTAACAACTTTATACCTATTTTATACACCTTTTCTAGCAGCCTTGACTGAAAGATAAAGACACTAAAAGACCATCTACATTCTGAGACCCAACAgatttacataatttaaaaacacatttttgtaagtCAATGATTGTCAAATTAATCATACTACCAAATAATCTCTACTAATGCATACTGGTTAAAATTATCAAAGCAAAAAGCTTCCTCTTTATTATAATTCAATTTTAACAATGCCCACTGTTTGTAGTTCTAACAGATTAAATTCACTAAAACAGTCATGCCATACCAAAAATAtctgtgcatatgtgtatgcacatacGCACATGCATGTGCGCAAGCAAAGAGAAACAACTTCTGAACCCAAAATAACTGCAAACATCTGCAGATAATCAAAATGAAATTATCTTGCACTTGCAGTCCATTAAAAAAGTgcaattattaattattcaaaGTGTTCTTAGCTTCTTTATAATGGCATAGGAATAATGTGTGCCCTAACTGCTACCAGTTTTACTCGTACCTTTACAGCCATAACTGTATTGCTGGGTCTATGTTCCACTTCTTCTACTACTCCATAAGCCCCACGACCAAGATATCGTCGTAACTGAAGGTCGCTGGCATCACAATCAAATGTCTTGTCTCCTATGGTTAGTGTGGCACGAGAGTCTATTGGGCGAGGTGGcctgaattgaaaaaaaagggggaaaatatCATCTAAAGAAACCATGTCCATTcacaaatgaagagaaaaatattgctgATGGGCTCTATAAACCACAAATGAACTCAGCTGTAGAACAAGAAGACATATCTATAAAGGAAAGATGTATTTAAATAAGTTTATCTCATGTAAATAATAAGACTTGGGCTAATGGCGAAggaagggaaaaataaaatgaaaactagaAATAAGATCCATCTGAAAGTAGTACTTAAAGGTCTTTAGATCAGAGGTTCATATCAGTGACATAAGAAAATTGTTCCAGATGGTGGGTGAAGCTGATACAAAAGTATAAAGTgccttttttcatattttcctctttcttccaGGGTAGAAAAGGGaaagtaaagaaacaattttgtcCCTCCCGCTAAAATCtaagataaaaattatatacaaGTTAGCTTGAAAAACCACATGTATACCATTGACAAAGA contains:
- the LOC112565230 gene encoding dual specificity mitogen-activated protein kinase kinase 6-like isoform X2, giving the protein MPMARPRKQFPGGKITIAPAEPVTPQPPRPIDSRATLTIGDKTFDCDASDLQLRRYLGRGAYGVVEEVEHRPSNTVMAVKRIMATVNNMEQKRLLMDLDINMRSGSCPYTVEFYGALFREGDVWICMEVMEASLDLLYKRLKANNEYIPEYVLAQIAFSVLSALHYLHSELKVIHRDVKPSNILINRKGQVKICDFGISGYLVDSIARTKDAGCRPYMAPERINPEAGAQGYDIKSDVWSLGITMIELATNEFPYSKWKTPFEQIKQVVMEESPKLPPNRFSPEFEDFVSQCLRKDCTTRPNYQQLLQHPFILQAQKAQVDMAGYITSVIERLGPLNEGVQ
- the LOC112565230 gene encoding dual specificity mitogen-activated protein kinase kinase 6-like isoform X1; the encoded protein is MLCRNGSISMEVSSDPIPQKTGQKEKMKRKQFPGGKITIAPAEPVTPQPPRPIDSRATLTIGDKTFDCDASDLQLRRYLGRGAYGVVEEVEHRPSNTVMAVKRIMATVNNMEQKRLLMDLDINMRSGSCPYTVEFYGALFREGDVWICMEVMEASLDLLYKRLKANNEYIPEYVLAQIAFSVLSALHYLHSELKVIHRDVKPSNILINRKGQVKICDFGISGYLVDSIARTKDAGCRPYMAPERINPEAGAQGYDIKSDVWSLGITMIELATNEFPYSKWKTPFEQIKQVVMEESPKLPPNRFSPEFEDFVSQCLRKDCTTRPNYQQLLQHPFILQAQKAQVDMAGYITSVIERLGPLNEGVQ